In the uncultured Methanobacterium sp. genome, one interval contains:
- a CDS encoding DUF2115 domain-containing protein produces MIIKELDFSQNISKNDLLEALKGEANQVHINDFIKTCSFLKKNMEHVHPHYQEEYIKMYTEGYLKGYRDVKNDKISYSGQVDVVKLTEAIQLLQRQEELMKAEFGNNRSFKPYLIMSLYTTFILDEPVHPVGTPFPGGLKVRKEKDIYYCPVKENNEDNPLAVCGFCIAQQEPDM; encoded by the coding sequence ATGATTATCAAAGAACTGGACTTCTCCCAGAATATATCAAAAAATGATCTTCTGGAGGCACTGAAGGGTGAAGCCAACCAGGTACATATAAATGACTTCATCAAAACCTGTAGCTTCCTCAAGAAAAATATGGAACATGTACACCCTCATTATCAGGAAGAGTACATTAAAATGTACACTGAAGGATATTTAAAGGGTTACCGGGATGTTAAAAATGATAAAATTTCTTATTCGGGACAGGTTGATGTTGTCAAATTGACAGAGGCCATTCAGCTCCTGCAAAGACAGGAAGAGCTAATGAAAGCAGAGTTTGGTAACAATCGATCCTTCAAACCTTATCTCATCATGTCCCTTTACACCACTTTCATACTGGATGAACCAGTCCACCCAGTGGGTACACCATTCCCCGGGGGTTTGAAGGTGCGCAAAGAGAAAGATATCTACTATTGTCCAGTTAAAGAGAATAATGAGGATAATCCCCTGGCAGTTTGTGGTTTCTGCATTGCCCAGCAGGAACCAGATATGTGA
- a CDS encoding DUF2115 domain-containing protein has translation MVNKLSEMDFNQEISKDYLFKVLKKEARSIHIQDIMRGSNFLKEDVKFMPPREREDIIARFTKALFVRIKDIKDDRSKYSGYIDSDKLKKFILIQNGNIQNSQSLDEKCFYLIARVVSTYTAFVKEEPVHPVGTRFPGGFTLRLVNDSYLCPVKDKQKDTASALCRFCVSVQDENVD, from the coding sequence ATGGTCAATAAACTTAGTGAAATGGATTTCAACCAGGAAATAAGTAAAGATTATCTTTTTAAAGTTTTAAAAAAGGAAGCACGGTCCATTCATATTCAGGATATTATGAGGGGGTCCAACTTCCTTAAAGAGGATGTGAAGTTCATGCCTCCCCGAGAAAGGGAGGATATTATTGCCAGGTTCACTAAGGCATTGTTCGTTCGTATTAAGGATATAAAAGATGATAGATCAAAGTATTCAGGATACATTGATTCAGATAAGCTTAAGAAATTCATACTTATTCAAAATGGAAATATTCAGAACTCCCAGAGTCTTGATGAAAAATGCTTCTACCTCATTGCCCGGGTGGTCAGCACCTACACTGCATTTGTAAAGGAGGAACCCGTCCATCCTGTTGGAACGCGATTCCCTGGTGGTTTCACCCTGAGACTGGTAAATGACAGTTATCTGTGTCCAGTGAAGGATAAACAAAAAGATACAGCCAGTGCACTTTGCCGATTCTGCGTTTCAGTCCAGGATGAGAACGTAGATTAA
- a CDS encoding response regulator produces MEPASVIIVEDERITALDLKYKLINLGFKVPAIVSSGEEAVNTVAELRPDVVLMDIILQGEMDGIQAAQKIASIDIPVVFLTAYSDDKTLQRAKATSPYGYILKPYPDKELQLTLETALQKHHEYREKMELIHYKGLGEGVPLTSHEDEVSWEERPRILIVEDEIITAMDLASQLEERGYLVVDTVTTGHEAIQKAELFRPDLILMDIVLSGELDGINVAEHIQDLDIPVVYLSAYTDDATVERAIKTSPYGYLPKPYQIDELYSTLETALQQHKSETEKIEKMDHKISVKEGEMVIEKTAVFFISAIILSLIVYSLATRSMTWLMYLLFIPAIYNMFIVTVSLKKPSPALGVELPFISILIPAHNEEFTIERCVRSLAELDYYKGGKRNYEIIVINDGSSDETGQVLSPLKSEFDFLRIVTRKAPRAGKGKGYVLNDGVRICQGEVIAVFDADARLEPDFLSKIVPYLDDEDVAGVQARVRMYNADRNLLTKMQEVEFSIFGNVILRARDVMGKSGFLGGNGQLTRREFVEDIDGWDGFAVTEDLNMSIKLILDGHKIRYCPEAVVWQEAVPKWKPFFRQRVRWATGNLETLFVYLAPIINAKIPLYKKIDSIQYLVFLLFTVFVMLGYIVAILNLGNIVRFAMEAPVIIGLISTVAFFPGVLLGIRRDKVGILRSLVRAVEYWAYCLYLIPLFFAAFIHMLTRKERRWAKTKHTGE; encoded by the coding sequence ATGGAACCCGCATCAGTGATCATAGTGGAAGATGAGCGAATAACTGCCCTTGATCTGAAGTATAAACTGATTAACCTTGGTTTTAAAGTTCCGGCCATTGTTTCAAGTGGAGAAGAAGCTGTGAACACCGTGGCTGAATTAAGGCCAGATGTAGTGCTGATGGATATTATTCTCCAGGGAGAAATGGACGGAATCCAGGCTGCACAGAAAATAGCCTCCATTGACATCCCAGTAGTCTTTTTAACTGCTTATTCTGATGATAAAACATTGCAAAGAGCTAAAGCTACCAGTCCCTATGGCTACATTCTTAAACCATATCCTGATAAGGAACTGCAGCTAACCCTGGAAACTGCCCTCCAGAAACATCATGAATATCGGGAAAAAATGGAATTAATCCATTATAAAGGCCTGGGCGAAGGAGTGCCTCTGACCAGTCATGAAGATGAAGTTTCCTGGGAAGAACGCCCCAGGATACTTATTGTGGAAGATGAGATCATAACCGCCATGGACCTTGCCTCTCAGCTGGAGGAGAGGGGTTATTTGGTGGTGGATACAGTGACCACTGGCCATGAAGCCATCCAAAAAGCAGAGTTATTTCGTCCTGATCTAATATTGATGGATATAGTACTCAGTGGTGAACTGGATGGTATCAATGTAGCCGAACATATCCAGGATCTGGATATACCGGTGGTTTACCTCAGTGCCTACACTGATGATGCTACTGTGGAAAGGGCCATTAAAACATCCCCCTATGGTTATCTGCCCAAACCATACCAGATTGATGAACTTTACAGTACCTTGGAAACTGCCCTGCAACAGCACAAATCAGAAACTGAAAAGATAGAAAAGATGGACCATAAGATCAGTGTTAAGGAAGGGGAAATGGTAATTGAAAAGACAGCAGTGTTCTTCATCAGTGCCATTATTCTTTCATTGATTGTTTACAGTCTGGCCACCAGAAGTATGACCTGGCTTATGTACCTTTTATTCATCCCGGCCATCTATAACATGTTCATTGTCACAGTGAGTTTAAAGAAACCTTCACCGGCTTTAGGAGTGGAATTGCCTTTTATCAGCATTCTTATCCCTGCACACAATGAAGAATTTACTATAGAGCGTTGTGTTCGTTCCCTGGCAGAATTAGATTATTATAAAGGTGGAAAACGTAACTATGAGATCATTGTGATTAACGATGGTTCTTCTGATGAGACTGGTCAGGTTTTAAGTCCACTCAAGAGTGAATTCGATTTTCTGCGTATAGTGACCCGTAAAGCACCACGGGCAGGTAAGGGTAAAGGATACGTACTTAACGATGGCGTTCGAATATGCCAGGGTGAGGTTATAGCTGTTTTTGATGCAGATGCACGTTTAGAACCTGATTTTCTGAGTAAAATCGTTCCCTACCTTGATGATGAGGATGTAGCAGGAGTGCAGGCCAGGGTGCGCATGTACAATGCTGACCGTAACCTGCTTACCAAGATGCAGGAGGTTGAATTTTCCATTTTTGGTAACGTTATTCTCAGGGCACGGGATGTCATGGGTAAATCCGGTTTTCTGGGAGGTAATGGTCAGTTAACCCGTCGGGAGTTCGTGGAGGATATAGATGGGTGGGATGGTTTTGCAGTTACCGAAGATTTGAATATGAGCATTAAACTGATACTGGATGGTCATAAAATACGTTACTGTCCCGAGGCAGTAGTCTGGCAGGAAGCCGTGCCCAAGTGGAAGCCGTTCTTTAGGCAAAGAGTTCGTTGGGCCACCGGGAACCTTGAAACATTGTTCGTGTACCTGGCTCCCATAATAAATGCTAAAATACCACTATACAAAAAAATAGATTCCATACAGTACCTGGTTTTCCTCCTGTTCACCGTGTTTGTGATGCTGGGATACATTGTAGCCATACTGAATTTAGGGAATATAGTAAGGTTTGCAATGGAAGCACCAGTAATCATTGGACTTATATCTACCGTGGCATTCTTCCCAGGGGTTCTTCTGGGAATCAGGCGAGATAAAGTGGGAATTTTAAGGTCACTGGTTAGGGCAGTGGAGTACTGGGCCTACTGTCTCTATCTGATACCCCTATTCTTTGCTGCTTTCATTCACATGTTAACCCGTAAAGAGAGGAGATGGGCTAAAACTAAACATACTGGAGAATAG
- a CDS encoding type II toxin-antitoxin system mRNA interferase toxin, RelE/StbE family — MNGNDEVISQKYRAELDEIREKVKSGHCSTLRECLLLFEDLWAKSHRADPLISHKFQKEMEKLSQKDPEQYNHVLKKMEQITDNPLHYKPLSGDLHGFRRVHVGDFVLIYEIDRSRVIFQDYNHHDLVYQEKQHIKQVIV, encoded by the coding sequence TTGAACGGCAACGATGAAGTTATTTCCCAGAAATATCGTGCTGAGCTGGATGAAATCCGAGAAAAAGTTAAAAGTGGACATTGCAGTACTTTGAGGGAATGTTTACTACTTTTTGAGGATCTCTGGGCCAAATCCCATAGAGCAGATCCACTAATCTCCCACAAGTTCCAGAAAGAGATGGAGAAACTGTCCCAAAAAGACCCCGAACAGTATAATCACGTTCTAAAGAAGATGGAGCAGATAACAGACAACCCCCTGCACTACAAACCATTGAGTGGCGATTTACACGGGTTTCGGAGGGTTCATGTGGGAGATTTTGTGTTGATCTATGAAATAGATAGAAGTAGGGTGATTTTTCAGGATTACAATCATCATGATCTAGTTTATCAAGAAAAACAACATATTAAACAAGTGATAGTTTAA
- a CDS encoding 4Fe-4S binding protein, whose amino-acid sequence MRKINFSDMSIRFIHFTFGTRFFLARACQKIPPLAWVVDRVLFEGDDIQVLPRDAAIKTPHAGTVQELEVNTGVLVSNENTVLPSQVLKKMIQKSRYHFIMDNCICRTSNDCQDYPHDMGCLFLGKGTQRISSKLGRVVSAAEAVQHINSCQEAGLVPIIGRNKIDSLWLNTGPKEELLSICHCCQCCGLWKMTPNLPENMSSGISSMEGVEIIFNDDLCNNCGLCARDVCFVDAITVTDGNTKRDQQKCRICGRCAEICPKGAVKIVMNDGALKRSLGRVGPLVDVELE is encoded by the coding sequence ATGAGGAAGATCAATTTTTCAGATATGAGTATACGATTTATACATTTCACCTTTGGCACACGTTTTTTCCTGGCCAGGGCCTGCCAGAAAATTCCCCCTCTGGCATGGGTGGTAGATAGGGTGCTCTTTGAAGGTGATGATATACAGGTACTTCCCAGGGATGCTGCTATTAAAACTCCTCATGCAGGAACTGTTCAGGAGCTGGAAGTAAATACGGGAGTTCTGGTTTCAAATGAAAATACAGTGCTCCCCAGTCAGGTTTTAAAGAAGATGATCCAAAAGTCGAGATACCATTTCATAATGGATAACTGTATATGCCGTACTTCCAATGATTGCCAGGATTATCCTCATGATATGGGATGTTTATTTTTAGGAAAAGGAACTCAGAGAATATCTTCCAAACTGGGAAGAGTAGTTTCAGCTGCGGAAGCAGTTCAACATATAAACAGCTGTCAGGAAGCAGGTCTGGTCCCTATTATAGGTAGAAACAAGATAGACAGTCTGTGGTTAAATACAGGTCCTAAGGAAGAGCTTCTTTCCATCTGTCACTGTTGTCAGTGTTGCGGTCTGTGGAAAATGACTCCTAATCTACCCGAAAATATGAGTAGTGGCATTTCATCAATGGAAGGTGTTGAAATAATCTTCAATGATGATCTCTGCAATAATTGTGGATTATGTGCCAGGGATGTATGTTTTGTAGATGCGATCACAGTAACCGATGGAAACACAAAACGAGACCAACAGAAATGTAGAATATGTGGACGATGCGCTGAAATCTGCCCTAAAGGTGCAGTGAAGATTGTAATGAATGATGGTGCTTTAAAACGTTCATTAGGGCGAGTGGGACCACTGGTTGATGTTGAATTGGAATAA
- a CDS encoding ribbon-helix-helix protein, CopG family, with the protein MTKKKSVYIRLEPDYIERIDQIAKKEDRSRSYIIRRLIINGLGKK; encoded by the coding sequence ATGACAAAAAAGAAAAGTGTGTACATCCGTCTGGAGCCAGATTACATCGAAAGAATTGACCAGATAGCCAAGAAAGAGGATCGTTCCAGATCATACATCATACGCAGATTAATCATAAATGGACTGGGTAAAAAGTAA
- a CDS encoding cation:proton antiporter, with translation MSGDQILLGLGLIIGLGISLQWLARTIKIPGIILLLPAGMIVGPLLGLVKPLEIFGDSLFPIVTLGVGILLLKGGFDLRIQDLELNVNKAVWRLVTIGVLITLSLGTLAILIILNVPFILALLLASILVVSGPTVVGPILQFARPKEPVSSVLMWDGIIIDPIGASLGVAILSYIISPNPFPVLDIFLTIATGIMIGLVAAGLYVASERSGRIPPNLSALVAFMFGIIAIVSGELILQEAGLFAAVTMGLMVGNQHFAPANGIKEFTETIEPLILGMLFVMLAALVDLNAMGQYLFSALILVGVYVLIVRPMVGMVATRGLGFDLAQRIFIGAMAPRGIVAAATASLFTISLLKAGINFPHLMPMVFLVIIFTVAIYGISAPILARRLKISQPGRDTVAIIGDQPWITNLTNALHKAGCNVMLASPDDENVEKIRSEIPYFVYTGSMAQLADEDIIDEVHEFKNRVKWIIIATDNPDRVKIVQDIFIRQLGYLNIIVFGRHRQKQDEVLFAKGGSDMLINTPYGLFGRKQDEILDFLDEGGVFDAIDASIQTAEGGVPQDMKPFLRVLSNGTLAVPADTSPLKNGEWLIVVR, from the coding sequence ATGAGCGGAGATCAAATTCTACTTGGCCTGGGCCTTATTATTGGATTAGGAATTTCTCTGCAATGGTTAGCCCGCACTATTAAAATACCGGGGATTATATTACTGCTCCCCGCAGGTATGATAGTAGGCCCACTTTTAGGACTGGTAAAACCCTTGGAAATTTTTGGTGATTCACTTTTCCCAATTGTTACCCTGGGAGTGGGCATTCTTCTTCTAAAGGGAGGCTTCGATTTACGCATTCAGGACCTTGAACTCAATGTAAACAAAGCTGTGTGGCGTTTAGTTACAATAGGTGTCCTGATAACACTTTCTTTAGGCACACTGGCTATCTTAATAATTTTAAATGTCCCGTTCATTCTGGCACTTCTTCTTGCTTCCATTCTAGTTGTTTCCGGACCAACAGTAGTTGGGCCCATACTTCAATTTGCCCGCCCCAAAGAGCCGGTGAGTTCCGTGCTGATGTGGGATGGTATCATTATCGATCCTATAGGTGCCAGCTTGGGAGTTGCAATTTTAAGTTACATTATTTCTCCCAATCCCTTCCCGGTCCTGGATATTTTTCTCACCATAGCAACCGGAATCATGATTGGACTGGTTGCAGCAGGATTATACGTTGCTTCTGAAAGATCCGGAAGAATTCCCCCTAATTTAAGTGCCCTGGTGGCTTTCATGTTTGGAATAATAGCAATTGTGAGTGGAGAATTGATTTTACAAGAAGCAGGACTTTTTGCTGCGGTGACCATGGGGCTGATGGTGGGAAATCAACATTTCGCTCCGGCCAACGGTATTAAAGAATTCACCGAAACCATAGAACCCCTGATACTGGGAATGTTGTTTGTAATGTTAGCTGCCCTAGTTGATCTGAATGCCATGGGCCAGTACCTCTTCTCGGCCCTGATTTTAGTAGGGGTTTACGTTCTTATTGTCCGGCCAATGGTGGGGATGGTGGCCACCAGAGGTTTAGGCTTTGATCTAGCCCAACGGATCTTTATTGGGGCAATGGCACCCAGGGGTATTGTAGCTGCAGCAACTGCATCCTTATTTACCATAAGCTTACTGAAAGCAGGTATTAATTTTCCCCATCTTATGCCAATGGTATTCCTGGTAATAATTTTCACAGTAGCTATATATGGCATTTCAGCGCCAATTCTGGCTCGAAGACTAAAAATTTCCCAACCCGGAAGGGATACAGTAGCGATAATTGGTGATCAGCCCTGGATCACTAATTTAACCAATGCACTTCATAAAGCAGGTTGCAATGTGATGTTGGCATCCCCTGATGATGAAAATGTAGAAAAAATTAGATCTGAAATTCCATATTTTGTTTATACTGGATCTATGGCTCAATTAGCAGATGAAGATATAATTGACGAGGTTCATGAATTTAAAAATAGAGTGAAGTGGATTATAATAGCTACTGACAACCCAGATCGTGTGAAAATAGTCCAAGACATTTTTATACGCCAGTTAGGATATTTAAACATCATCGTGTTTGGCAGGCATCGGCAAAAACAGGATGAAGTCCTTTTCGCCAAAGGAGGATCAGACATGCTAATAAACACACCCTATGGACTATTTGGTCGCAAACAAGATGAAATACTGGATTTTTTAGATGAAGGCGGTGTTTTTGATGCCATTGATGCATCAATACAAACTGCGGAAGGTGGTGTGCCACAAGACATGAAACCTTTCCTCAGGGTTTTAAGCAATGGGACACTGGCAGTTCCTGCAGATACCTCACCCTTAAAAAATGGTGAGTGGTTAATAGTTGTTCGTTAA
- a CDS encoding PAS domain S-box protein, which produces MGDVKILLVEDESIEAMDIKRALESFGYSVPYIASSSDDAVEKAHDIMPDLILMDIVLKGEKNGIDAASKIKELDIPVIFLTAYSEESVMKKASLTEAYGYILKPYNKTELKFTVELALYKKKMERKLKNSEKKFKSLYNEAPLPYQSLSEEGYFLEVNPAWMDTLGYTKEEVIGKPFSDFLAPGFAPQFKQNFSRFKSAGEIHGIEFQIKRKDGSFIQVSFEGKVGYDEQGNFKQTHCIFQDITERKKTEKALKESELNYRFLTEQMNDIVWTLNMELQTTYVSPSIKKVLGFSPEERMKQQVNEQLTPHSLFQVQEFLKNELMLEQQDRSDPERSINIELEYYHQDGSTRWLENVISGIRDDEGKLFGFHGVSRDITQRKTNEMDFIELHNRSEEALTLSKMAYWEYDTSINTFIFNERFCKLHGIHFDDIKEYRMSAELFFQRYVHPDFREKLADAIQQTIKSSDPFFQVKVEGKLIRSSGETFWVRTWFRVKNEENGYIKKLYGVNQDINDLKMVEEALEESEERYALTISAVNDGLWDWNVLTGKAYFSPIYYQMLGYHNKEFSGSYESFRSLVHPDDIKQVEEKIQNHVDNGEGYSIEFRMKTKEGKWCWILTRGKVVEYDKEGKPLRMVGTHTDINDLKLAEKTLENSEKRFRMLFEENNAVMILIDPETGNIIDANHAAIKFYGYSMNKLCSMNIDQINQLPSDEIRKARESVIKGGKYFIFPHKLASGEVRIVEVFSSPIQYEDKIILFSIINDITEQKEAEDALRKSEETFRSLIYNSTDLIRILDEGGRIIFDSPSSERILGYKEGYFIGKNPLDFIHPDDLERVTNDLDEVYEKRNRGIPTEFRILKADGEYLPVESVSQNMMNVPGIDGIVVTTHPIKQRKEMKEALRDSEEKYRTLFESDPNYMVLVDLVGVILDANDAAINFSGLSKERLIGEKFTDLGLFPEEDAKLQIKNLYLEIKNGNAQAFQCKINNKTGGYSWIESQLVPLEKKGKIASILVIATDITRRRIATDQLKSSLLEKEILLKEIHHRVKNNMQIISSLLNLQTHHVHGDKIAVDVLKESQNRVKSMAMIHEKLYQSKDFTNIKFDEYIERLVSELFYSYNIRKDRVKPSIDVEEVRLNIETAVPCGLIISELVSNSLKHAFPSGEGELSLSLKRIDDKYELIISDNGKGFPEELDFENTESLGLQLVNSLVKQIDGEIKLDRDHGTKFNIVFKELKYNDRI; this is translated from the coding sequence ATGGGTGATGTAAAAATCTTACTTGTGGAAGATGAAAGCATAGAAGCCATGGATATTAAACGTGCTTTGGAGTCTTTTGGTTATTCAGTTCCATATATAGCTTCCAGTAGTGATGATGCTGTTGAAAAAGCCCACGATATCATGCCTGATCTTATTTTAATGGATATTGTTTTAAAGGGAGAAAAAAATGGTATCGATGCTGCATCAAAGATCAAAGAATTAGATATACCGGTTATTTTTTTAACTGCTTATTCTGAAGAATCTGTTATGAAAAAAGCCAGTTTAACTGAGGCCTACGGTTATATTTTAAAACCTTACAACAAAACAGAACTCAAATTCACGGTTGAACTGGCTCTTTACAAAAAAAAGATGGAAAGAAAGTTAAAAAATAGTGAAAAAAAGTTTAAATCACTTTATAATGAAGCACCACTCCCATATCAATCTCTTTCTGAAGAAGGATATTTTCTGGAGGTTAACCCTGCCTGGATGGATACTCTGGGATATACTAAAGAGGAAGTTATTGGGAAACCTTTTTCAGATTTTTTAGCACCAGGTTTTGCCCCTCAATTTAAACAGAACTTTTCACGCTTTAAATCTGCTGGTGAAATTCACGGAATAGAATTTCAAATAAAACGTAAAGATGGTTCCTTTATTCAGGTATCTTTTGAAGGAAAAGTAGGATATGATGAACAAGGGAATTTTAAACAAACACATTGCATATTTCAGGATATAACTGAACGTAAAAAAACAGAGAAAGCTTTAAAAGAAAGTGAATTAAACTACCGTTTTTTAACCGAACAGATGAACGATATTGTTTGGACCCTGAACATGGAACTACAGACCACTTATGTTAGTCCTTCAATCAAGAAGGTTCTGGGATTTTCTCCAGAAGAAAGAATGAAACAACAGGTAAATGAACAATTAACTCCCCACTCATTGTTCCAGGTTCAGGAGTTCTTGAAAAATGAGTTAATGCTTGAACAGCAGGATCGCTCGGACCCAGAACGAAGTATTAACATTGAACTGGAGTATTACCATCAAGATGGTTCAACTAGATGGTTAGAAAATGTCATAAGCGGCATAAGGGATGATGAAGGAAAACTTTTCGGATTCCATGGAGTTTCACGCGATATTACCCAACGTAAAACGAATGAAATGGATTTCATCGAACTTCACAATCGGAGCGAAGAAGCTCTGACTCTTTCTAAAATGGCTTACTGGGAATATGATACTTCCATTAACACGTTTATTTTCAACGAAAGGTTCTGTAAACTGCACGGAATACATTTTGATGATATTAAAGAGTACAGGATGAGTGCTGAATTATTTTTCCAGAGATATGTTCATCCTGATTTCCGCGAAAAACTGGCCGATGCAATACAGCAGACCATAAAATCGTCTGATCCCTTTTTCCAAGTCAAAGTTGAAGGAAAATTGATCCGTTCCAGTGGGGAAACTTTTTGGGTTAGAACATGGTTCCGGGTTAAAAATGAGGAAAATGGTTATATTAAGAAACTTTATGGTGTTAATCAGGATATAAATGACTTAAAAATGGTTGAGGAAGCCCTGGAGGAAAGTGAAGAACGATATGCATTAACTATTTCTGCAGTTAATGACGGACTTTGGGATTGGAATGTTTTGACCGGAAAGGCATATTTTAGTCCCATTTACTACCAGATGTTGGGTTACCATAATAAAGAGTTCTCAGGATCCTATGAATCATTCAGATCTCTGGTTCACCCTGATGATATTAAACAAGTTGAGGAAAAAATACAGAATCATGTTGATAATGGTGAAGGATACTCTATTGAATTCCGCATGAAAACAAAGGAAGGAAAGTGGTGCTGGATACTCACCAGGGGGAAAGTGGTGGAATATGATAAAGAGGGTAAACCACTGAGAATGGTGGGCACCCACACCGATATCAATGATCTTAAACTTGCCGAAAAAACACTTGAAAATAGTGAAAAAAGATTTAGAATGTTATTTGAAGAGAATAATGCAGTTATGATCTTGATTGACCCGGAAACTGGAAATATCATTGATGCTAATCATGCAGCCATTAAATTTTATGGTTATTCTATGAATAAGCTTTGTTCCATGAATATTGACCAGATTAATCAGTTACCTTCTGATGAAATTCGCAAAGCAAGGGAAAGTGTAATTAAAGGGGGTAAATATTTTATATTTCCCCATAAACTTGCCAGTGGAGAAGTACGTATCGTTGAAGTTTTTTCATCTCCCATACAGTATGAAGATAAAATTATTTTATTTTCCATCATTAACGACATTACTGAACAGAAAGAAGCTGAAGATGCTCTCAGGAAAAGTGAAGAAACATTCCGGTCCTTGATTTACAACTCTACGGATCTTATTCGTATCTTGGATGAGGGTGGTAGAATAATCTTTGATTCTCCTTCTTCAGAACGTATTTTAGGATACAAGGAGGGGTATTTTATTGGTAAGAATCCCCTGGACTTCATACATCCTGATGATCTAGAACGGGTTACAAATGATCTGGATGAGGTCTATGAAAAAAGAAACAGGGGTATTCCAACTGAGTTCAGAATCCTGAAGGCAGATGGTGAATACCTTCCAGTTGAATCTGTTTCTCAGAATATGATGAATGTTCCGGGTATAGATGGAATAGTGGTTACCACTCATCCTATCAAACAACGTAAGGAAATGAAAGAAGCATTGCGTGATAGTGAAGAGAAATATAGGACTCTTTTTGAATCAGATCCCAATTACATGGTACTGGTAGACTTAGTTGGTGTGATTTTAGATGCAAATGATGCTGCTATTAATTTTTCAGGCTTGTCTAAGGAAAGGTTAATTGGTGAAAAATTTACAGATCTGGGTCTTTTCCCGGAAGAAGATGCTAAGTTACAAATTAAAAATCTTTATCTGGAAATAAAAAATGGGAATGCTCAGGCCTTCCAGTGCAAAATTAACAATAAAACAGGTGGTTACAGTTGGATTGAGTCACAGTTGGTCCCCCTGGAAAAAAAGGGGAAAATTGCCTCGATTTTGGTCATTGCCACGGATATAACAAGGAGAAGAATTGCTACCGATCAATTGAAGTCTTCTCTCCTGGAAAAGGAGATTTTACTTAAAGAAATCCACCATCGGGTGAAAAATAACATGCAGATTATTTCCAGTTTGCTCAATCTTCAAACTCATCATGTACACGGTGATAAAATAGCAGTGGATGTTTTAAAGGAGAGTCAGAACCGGGTTAAATCCATGGCCATGATCCATGAAAAACTGTACCAATCCAAAGATTTCACCAACATCAAATTTGATGAGTACATCGAAAGACTGGTTTCGGAATTATTTTACTCATATAACATTCGAAAAGACAGAGTTAAACCATCCATAGATGTAGAAGAGGTTAGATTGAATATTGAGACTGCAGTACCCTGTGGATTGATTATCAGTGAACTTGTCTCCAACAGCCTGAAACATGCATTTCCCAGTGGAGAAGGTGAACTAAGCCTGTCATTAAAACGAATTGATGATAAATATGAACTTATTATCAGTGATAATGGTAAAGGATTTCCAGAAGAACTGGATTTCGAAAACACTGAATCATTGGGATTACAACTTGTCAATAGTTTAGTTAAACAAATTGATGGTGAAATAAAGCTTGATAGGGATCATGGAACAAAATTTAACATAGTATTTAAGGAGTTGAAGTACAACGATAGGATTTGA